Proteins encoded in a region of the uncultured Paludibaculum sp. genome:
- a CDS encoding DUF4159 domain-containing protein, which produces MRKGWVSAAVLLCATVALGQRFFQFSHHDEGPRPTFETSTEFHFVRLEYTDLPQYHRRFGYSSRSGRGNGWWMMDWPDADEHFTQGIQRLTRIHTGEPHHFSLNDKQLYDHPWVYATQVGWWGLSETETATLREYLMRGGFLVVDDFWGAEQWEVFRRTMERVLPGEPIADIEETDSVMHVLYDIRDKDRTIIPGTRHLRPGPNGTASAEYPPGAVPAWLAMTDGRKHMVVAVNFNTDVGDAWEYADAPEYPEAMTTLAYRYGINYIIYSMTH; this is translated from the coding sequence ATGCGGAAGGGCTGGGTTTCGGCTGCCGTACTGCTCTGCGCCACCGTTGCGCTCGGGCAGCGCTTCTTCCAGTTCTCCCATCACGACGAAGGCCCACGTCCGACGTTCGAGACCAGCACCGAATTCCACTTCGTCCGTTTGGAATATACTGACCTGCCCCAATACCACCGCCGCTTCGGCTATTCCTCCCGCAGCGGCCGCGGCAACGGCTGGTGGATGATGGACTGGCCCGACGCCGACGAGCACTTCACTCAGGGCATCCAGCGCCTCACCCGCATTCATACCGGCGAACCCCACCACTTCAGCCTCAACGATAAGCAACTCTACGATCACCCCTGGGTCTACGCCACCCAGGTGGGCTGGTGGGGCCTCTCCGAGACGGAGACCGCCACCCTCCGCGAATACCTGATGCGCGGCGGCTTCCTCGTCGTCGACGACTTCTGGGGTGCGGAACAGTGGGAAGTCTTCCGCCGCACGATGGAGCGCGTCCTCCCAGGCGAACCCATCGCCGATATCGAGGAGACCGACTCCGTCATGCACGTCCTCTACGACATCCGCGACAAGGACCGCACCATCATCCCCGGCACTCGCCATCTGCGCCCCGGCCCCAACGGCACCGCCAGCGCCGAGTATCCTCCCGGCGCCGTACCCGCCTGGCTCGCCATGACCGATGGCAGAAAGCACATGGTGGTCGCTGTCAATTTCAACACTGACGTCGGCGACGCCTGGGAATACGCCGACGCCCCCGAGTACCCTGAGGCCATGACCACCCTGGCCTACCGCTACGGCATCAACTACATCATCTACTCGATGACGCACTAG